A stretch of Acidimicrobiales bacterium DNA encodes these proteins:
- a CDS encoding phytanoyl-CoA dioxygenase family protein: MSAVHAHPWNTAFSWRRPSVSPRRLCEAELDQFHDQGWLVVEDLIDAATVAAVRAELDEIEADVDALLKGLPDERMFIAEAGAITFAPHAVNQSAAARAVSRHPAIADLCHDLVGPDVRLYWDQVVYKKPEKPRAFPWHQDNGYTYVEPQQYLTVWLSLTDAPVEAGCPWVVPGVHLGGTLAHEYVDPLGYRCFAEHPDAVAAPVRAGGAVVFSSLTPHMTGPNTTGDIRKTYILQYAPDGAEVLQGEAPGPPTGRTPQNDADRQYLVVSGGERVENA, from the coding sequence GTGTCCGCCGTGCACGCCCACCCCTGGAACACCGCGTTTTCGTGGCGGCGACCCTCCGTGTCGCCTCGGCGACTCTGCGAGGCCGAACTCGACCAGTTCCACGACCAGGGCTGGCTGGTGGTGGAGGACCTCATCGATGCGGCCACGGTCGCCGCGGTGCGCGCCGAGCTGGACGAGATCGAGGCGGACGTCGATGCCCTGCTGAAGGGTCTCCCCGACGAGCGGATGTTCATCGCCGAGGCCGGCGCGATCACGTTCGCCCCCCACGCCGTGAACCAGTCCGCCGCCGCTCGGGCCGTCAGCCGGCATCCGGCCATCGCCGACCTCTGCCACGACCTCGTCGGCCCCGACGTGCGGCTCTACTGGGACCAGGTCGTCTACAAGAAGCCCGAGAAACCGCGGGCGTTCCCCTGGCACCAGGACAACGGCTACACCTACGTCGAGCCCCAGCAGTACCTGACCGTGTGGTTGTCGCTCACCGACGCGCCCGTGGAAGCCGGCTGTCCGTGGGTCGTCCCCGGAGTCCACCTCGGTGGCACCCTGGCCCACGAGTACGTCGACCCCCTCGGGTACCGATGCTTCGCCGAGCACCCGGACGCGGTCGCCGCGCCGGTCCGGGCCGGCGGCGCCGTGGTGTTCTCGTCGCTCACGCCCCACATGACGGGACCGAACACCACCGGCGACATCCGCAAGACCTACATCCTCCAGTACGCCCCGGACGGCGCCGAGGTGCTCCAGGGCGAGGCCCCCGGGCCGCCGACCGGACGCACACCGCAGAACGACGCCGATCGCCAGTACCTCGTGGTCTCGGGCGGCGAGCGAGTCGAGAACGCATGA
- a CDS encoding ABC transporter permease — translation MTDRMNVTPPAWTDRLNWLAWPVVILLVQLILFPAPVGVILDGLILGLITSLVALGMWLIYRANRVINFATAEFGFLPGVVAMLLIVETGWAWWQGFTVGILLAACLGLFTEFVIIRRFFDAPRLVLTVATIGVANLFGVIAIFIPAWWDTRLENQRLEPPVDWVLDVGAVRFNGNDLMVVIIAPIAIIAVGVLLRFTRLGVAIRAASELPRRAMLLGIPVKGLQSVVWTIFGVLAFLALFLRIGVFGTPVAGDLGLIFLLRGLAALTIGRFVHLPTIMASSMAIGILQQGVAWNTDGQEAQQVIGAVIGIIVVLSLLLRRDRGLRSDRDGASWQNVGESRPVHAAFRRLPLVRVTRVVAVLGAAYFLLWWVPYGNVIKIQDVHRIAIIFIFTMLFLSLGVLTGWAGQLSLGQLGFFAVGGVVAGKLSIDYNVDYTLALLAGGIAGAASSLIVGVPAIRLRGAYLAVATLVFSIAISGYFLNPQFFDWVLRPTDRIPRNPVLGIVDWNSTRASYFVALIVTAVVIIGVEAIRRSRTGRILVALRDNEDGTEAYGISAVRARLTAFAISGFIAAVAGGVSVHHNQFFEPDNPGFNLGIFIGAVLGGLGTAAGAALGALYFNGTFFWFREDWVLWTSAAGILIILWLAPAGLHGLWQTMRDMFLRWYGARRGLSDADLAEDLLEPAEEVAP, via the coding sequence ATGACCGACCGGATGAACGTCACGCCGCCGGCCTGGACGGACCGGCTGAACTGGCTCGCGTGGCCGGTGGTGATCCTGCTCGTGCAGTTGATCCTGTTCCCGGCTCCCGTCGGGGTGATCCTCGACGGCCTCATCCTCGGCCTGATCACGTCGCTCGTCGCGCTCGGTATGTGGCTCATCTACCGGGCGAACCGCGTGATCAACTTCGCCACCGCGGAGTTCGGCTTCCTCCCCGGCGTGGTCGCCATGCTGCTCATCGTCGAGACCGGCTGGGCGTGGTGGCAGGGCTTCACGGTGGGCATCCTCCTGGCGGCCTGCCTCGGACTCTTCACGGAGTTCGTCATCATCCGACGGTTCTTCGATGCGCCCCGGTTGGTCCTCACGGTCGCAACGATCGGCGTCGCGAACCTCTTCGGCGTGATCGCCATCTTCATCCCGGCATGGTGGGACACGCGGCTGGAGAACCAGCGTCTCGAACCACCGGTCGACTGGGTGCTGGACGTCGGCGCCGTGCGCTTCAACGGCAACGACCTGATGGTCGTCATCATCGCCCCGATCGCGATCATCGCGGTGGGGGTCCTGCTGCGGTTCACCCGCCTCGGCGTCGCGATCCGCGCCGCGTCCGAGCTCCCCCGCCGCGCCATGCTGCTCGGCATTCCCGTGAAGGGCCTCCAGTCGGTCGTGTGGACGATCTTCGGCGTCCTCGCGTTCCTTGCCCTGTTCCTGCGGATCGGCGTGTTCGGCACGCCGGTCGCCGGTGACCTCGGCCTGATCTTCCTGCTCCGGGGGCTCGCCGCGCTCACGATCGGCCGCTTCGTGCACCTGCCGACGATCATGGCGTCGTCGATGGCGATCGGCATCCTCCAACAGGGTGTGGCCTGGAACACCGACGGCCAGGAGGCCCAGCAGGTCATCGGCGCGGTGATCGGCATCATCGTCGTGCTGTCACTCCTGCTGCGGCGGGACCGCGGCCTGCGTTCGGACCGGGACGGCGCGTCGTGGCAGAACGTCGGCGAATCACGCCCGGTCCACGCCGCGTTCCGTCGACTCCCGCTCGTTCGGGTCACCCGGGTCGTCGCCGTCCTCGGTGCGGCGTACTTCCTGCTGTGGTGGGTCCCCTACGGAAACGTCATCAAGATCCAGGACGTGCACCGCATCGCGATCATCTTCATCTTCACGATGCTCTTTCTCTCGCTCGGAGTGCTCACCGGCTGGGCCGGCCAGCTCTCGCTCGGGCAACTGGGCTTCTTCGCCGTCGGCGGCGTCGTCGCCGGGAAACTCTCGATCGACTACAACGTCGACTACACGCTCGCCCTCCTCGCCGGGGGCATCGCCGGCGCCGCATCGTCGCTGATCGTCGGTGTGCCGGCGATCCGGTTGCGGGGCGCCTATCTCGCGGTGGCGACGCTCGTGTTCTCCATCGCGATCTCGGGCTACTTCCTGAACCCGCAGTTCTTCGACTGGGTCCTGCGTCCGACCGACCGCATCCCCCGCAACCCGGTCCTCGGCATCGTGGACTGGAACAGCACCCGGGCGTCCTACTTCGTCGCCCTCATCGTCACCGCCGTCGTGATCATCGGCGTCGAGGCGATCCGCCGTTCCCGGACCGGGCGCATCCTCGTCGCCCTGCGCGACAACGAGGACGGCACCGAGGCCTACGGCATCAGCGCGGTACGCGCCCGACTGACGGCGTTCGCCATCTCCGGCTTCATCGCCGCCGTCGCCGGTGGCGTCTCGGTGCACCACAACCAGTTCTTCGAGCCGGACAACCCGGGCTTCAACCTCGGCATCTTCATCGGCGCCGTACTCGGCGGCCTCGGCACCGCCGCCGGCGCCGCGCTCGGCGCCCTCTACTTCAACGGCACGTTCTTCTGGTTCCGCGAGGACTGGGTGCTGTGGACGAGTGCGGCTGGGATCCTCATCATCCTGTGGCTTGCTCCGGCCGGGCTGCACGGCCTCTGGCAGACGATGCGCGACATGTTCCTGCGCTGGTACGGGGCCCGGCGGGGGCTGAGTGACGCCGACCTGGCCGAGGATCTGCTCGAGCCGGCCGAGGAGGTCGCACCATGA
- a CDS encoding MFS transporter produces the protein MTAVDETVGEKPHFMRRIVGTGPILPIGVLFGLNAVDELDRSAAAILAPEIRDEFGISTGSYFLIIAIVLFFVLIAQPLVAGFADRTNRVRLALIGATMWAVFSFSTGLAVGLVMFIVVRIGSGVGKAVNDPTHGSLIADWYEPNDRPKVYSFHGAANAVGLGIGPLIAGMLAYSFGWRAPFLLYAFPTLIVVLIGLRLREPIRGALERAAAGGDEEAINTAEEPPTFAEAWRMCWKIEALRRIWFATPFLSASILGFGLLTTFLYEEVYGLDERARGVIAAAGQPARILGLVIGGIVGARLIKRDPGLILRFLALASFITAGLSLVFALVPNLAVAVIADMGIGLCLAIVGPGIIASLSLAIPPRARAMGFSIGNLFVIPGLVNLWLIGEVADAWGIRAGMAMMTPIFLIGGLVISSGGNVIGRDIEDVRHAALTRSQVLSARRRGEVKMLYIRGLNAGYNGVRVLHDVDFEVDAGEVVALLGTNGAGKSTLLKTISGVVQADSGAIMLDGRDTTHPPPNEITALGIVQIPGGAGVFPGLTVRENLEAAGWLQRNDPAALAAAHQEVLDAFPELESRLEDPAGDLSGGQQQMLALGMTFLLRPKLLMIDELSLGLAPIVVERLLEMVRRIAATGVTIILVEQSVNVALELADFAYFMERGRIRFHGRTEELLERRDLLRSVFLGENDFTSTARIAKPAAPVGDLALRVEGVTRSFGGIQAVSDVSFEVYDNEIVGFIGPNGAGKTTLFDVIGGSTPADAGTIDLRGVALHRRSPSARARAGLGRSFQDARLFPALTVEETIAVSLERWIRWGGPVTAALHLPMAFDSEASVAKRVDELIELMSLERYRHKRIRELSTGTRRIVDIACVIAHRPTVILLDEPSSGIAQREVEALAPVLERLRSEMGASLLVIEHDMNLLASIADRVIALDQGAVIATGVPDDVLNDPRVIAAYLGTDEAAISRSGLKPDN, from the coding sequence ATGACCGCGGTTGACGAAACCGTCGGCGAGAAGCCCCACTTCATGCGGCGCATCGTCGGCACCGGGCCGATCCTGCCGATCGGCGTGCTGTTCGGACTCAACGCGGTGGACGAACTCGACCGCTCGGCGGCGGCGATCCTGGCGCCGGAGATCCGCGACGAGTTCGGAATCTCCACCGGCTCGTACTTCCTCATCATCGCGATCGTTCTCTTCTTCGTGCTGATCGCCCAGCCGCTGGTCGCCGGGTTCGCGGACCGGACGAACCGGGTCCGCCTCGCCCTCATCGGCGCGACGATGTGGGCCGTCTTCAGCTTCTCCACCGGCCTCGCTGTGGGTCTCGTGATGTTTATCGTCGTGCGGATCGGATCCGGGGTCGGCAAGGCCGTCAACGATCCGACCCACGGCTCGCTCATCGCCGACTGGTACGAGCCGAACGATCGGCCGAAGGTCTACAGCTTCCACGGCGCGGCGAACGCCGTCGGTCTCGGCATCGGGCCACTGATCGCCGGCATGCTCGCCTACTCGTTCGGCTGGCGGGCCCCGTTCCTGCTCTACGCCTTCCCGACCCTGATCGTCGTCCTGATCGGGCTGCGCCTCCGGGAACCGATCCGCGGCGCCCTCGAACGAGCGGCGGCCGGCGGCGACGAGGAGGCGATCAACACGGCGGAGGAGCCGCCGACCTTCGCCGAGGCGTGGCGCATGTGCTGGAAGATCGAAGCGCTACGCCGTATCTGGTTCGCGACGCCGTTCCTGTCGGCCTCGATCCTCGGGTTCGGCCTCCTCACGACCTTCCTCTACGAGGAGGTCTACGGGCTGGACGAGCGGGCGCGCGGGGTCATCGCCGCGGCGGGTCAACCGGCGCGGATCCTCGGCCTCGTCATCGGCGGCATCGTCGGCGCCCGGCTCATCAAGCGGGACCCGGGCCTGATCCTGCGCTTCCTCGCCCTCGCCTCGTTCATCACCGCGGGACTCTCGCTCGTGTTCGCCCTCGTCCCGAACCTGGCCGTCGCCGTGATCGCCGACATGGGAATCGGCCTCTGTCTCGCCATCGTCGGGCCGGGCATCATCGCCTCGCTGTCGCTCGCGATCCCGCCGCGGGCGCGCGCCATGGGCTTCTCGATCGGCAACCTGTTCGTCATTCCGGGTCTCGTCAATCTGTGGCTCATCGGCGAGGTGGCGGACGCCTGGGGCATCCGCGCCGGCATGGCGATGATGACGCCCATCTTCCTCATCGGCGGTCTCGTCATCTCCAGTGGCGGCAACGTCATCGGGCGCGACATCGAGGACGTGCGCCACGCCGCGCTCACCCGGTCGCAGGTCTTGTCGGCTCGTCGCCGCGGCGAGGTCAAGATGCTCTACATCCGGGGGCTCAACGCGGGCTACAACGGGGTGCGCGTGCTCCACGACGTCGACTTCGAGGTCGACGCGGGAGAGGTCGTCGCCCTGCTCGGCACGAACGGCGCCGGGAAGTCGACCCTGCTCAAGACCATCTCCGGCGTCGTACAGGCCGACTCGGGCGCCATCATGCTCGACGGGAGGGACACCACCCATCCCCCGCCGAACGAGATCACCGCGCTCGGGATCGTCCAGATCCCGGGTGGCGCCGGCGTGTTCCCCGGACTGACCGTTCGCGAGAACCTCGAAGCGGCCGGCTGGCTCCAACGCAACGACCCGGCCGCGCTCGCGGCGGCCCATCAGGAAGTCCTCGACGCCTTCCCGGAGCTGGAGTCCCGGCTCGAGGATCCGGCCGGCGACCTCTCCGGTGGCCAGCAGCAGATGCTCGCCCTCGGGATGACGTTCCTGCTGCGGCCCAAGCTCCTGATGATCGACGAGCTGTCCCTCGGGCTCGCACCGATCGTCGTCGAGCGCCTCCTGGAGATGGTCCGGCGGATCGCGGCGACCGGGGTGACGATCATCCTCGTCGAGCAGTCGGTCAACGTCGCGCTGGAGCTCGCCGACTTCGCCTACTTCATGGAACGGGGCCGGATCCGGTTCCACGGGCGGACCGAGGAGTTGCTCGAGCGCCGTGACCTGCTGCGCTCCGTGTTCCTCGGCGAGAACGACTTCACGTCGACCGCGCGGATCGCGAAGCCGGCCGCTCCCGTCGGCGATCTCGCCCTGCGGGTCGAAGGCGTGACCCGCAGTTTCGGTGGCATCCAGGCCGTCTCGGACGTGTCCTTCGAGGTGTACGACAACGAGATCGTCGGGTTCATCGGTCCGAACGGCGCCGGCAAGACCACCCTCTTCGACGTGATCGGCGGATCGACCCCGGCCGACGCCGGCACCATCGACCTCCGCGGCGTCGCCCTGCATCGTCGCTCGCCGAGCGCGCGCGCCCGCGCCGGCCTCGGGCGGTCGTTCCAGGACGCACGGCTCTTCCCCGCGCTCACCGTCGAGGAGACGATCGCCGTCTCGCTCGAGCGGTGGATCCGGTGGGGCGGTCCCGTCACCGCCGCACTTCATCTCCCGATGGCCTTCGACAGCGAGGCATCGGTCGCGAAGCGGGTCGACGAACTCATCGAGCTGATGAGTCTCGAGCGCTACCGCCACAAGCGCATCCGGGAGTTGTCGACGGGCACGAGACGGATCGTCGACATCGCGTGTGTGATCGCCCATCGGCCCACGGTCATCCTCCTCGACGAACCGTCGAGCGGGATCGCCCAGCGCGAGGTCGAGGCCCTGGCGCCAGTCCTCGAGCGCCTGCGATCCGAGATGGGCGCCTCGCTGCTCGTCATCGAACACGACATGAACCTGCTCGCATCGATCGCCGACCGGGTGATCGCGCTGGACCAGGGGGCTGTGATCGCGACGGGCGTGCCCGACGACGTACTCAACGACCCGCGGGTGATCGCCGCCTACCTTGGCACGGACGAGGCCGCGATCAGCCGTTCGGGACTGAAACCGGACAACTGA
- a CDS encoding amidohydrolase family protein — MITDVRPCADPEFEIVAPGFVDLQVNGHDDVDVATADAAGWRRLGELLTAQGVTSWCPTLVSAPLDVLDRRLARVADHAASGADVVGVHLEGPFLGTQHGAHTNVAAGPVDLGWLAGLPETVAIVTLGPECEGAGAAIALLGSRGVVAALGHTAATAEQVEAAVDAGATLFTHVFNASGALHQREPGAIGAALTDDRLAVSLIADGHHLDARIVDLVFRAKPAGKVVLVSDAVGWRSGRLGEADIALVDGAPRLPDGTLAGSALTMDGAVRFCVHEAGIDLEHALRAASANPAAVVGLDDRGSITPGRRADLVALSPGLTVDRTWVGGQPAGSGS; from the coding sequence GTGATCACCGACGTTCGGCCCTGCGCCGACCCCGAGTTCGAGATCGTGGCCCCCGGGTTCGTCGACCTCCAGGTCAACGGGCACGACGACGTCGACGTGGCCACGGCGGACGCGGCGGGCTGGCGCCGGCTCGGAGAACTCCTCACCGCCCAGGGCGTGACCTCCTGGTGCCCGACGTTGGTCTCCGCACCCCTGGATGTGCTCGATCGGCGGCTCGCCCGCGTCGCGGACCACGCCGCGTCCGGCGCCGACGTCGTCGGCGTGCATCTCGAAGGGCCGTTTCTGGGAACGCAGCACGGTGCCCACACGAATGTCGCCGCCGGTCCGGTCGACCTCGGGTGGCTGGCCGGCCTGCCGGAGACCGTGGCGATCGTCACCCTCGGGCCCGAGTGCGAGGGTGCCGGCGCGGCGATCGCGCTGCTCGGCAGCCGGGGCGTCGTGGCCGCGCTCGGCCACACCGCGGCCACCGCCGAGCAGGTGGAGGCCGCGGTCGACGCCGGGGCGACGCTCTTCACCCACGTCTTCAACGCCAGCGGCGCCCTTCATCAACGTGAACCCGGCGCCATCGGGGCCGCCCTCACCGACGACCGGCTGGCCGTCTCGCTCATCGCCGACGGTCACCATCTCGACGCCCGGATCGTCGACCTCGTCTTCCGCGCGAAGCCGGCCGGGAAGGTGGTCCTCGTCTCCGACGCGGTCGGGTGGCGCAGCGGTCGCCTCGGCGAAGCCGACATCGCTCTCGTGGACGGCGCGCCGCGGCTGCCCGACGGCACGCTGGCGGGCAGCGCGCTCACGATGGACGGGGCGGTCCGGTTCTGCGTGCACGAGGCGGGGATCGACCTCGAACATGCGCTCCGGGCGGCGTCCGCCAACCCCGCGGCCGTCGTCGGCCTCGACGACCGGGGGTCGATCACCCCCGGCCGTCGCGCCGATCTCGTTGCGTTGTCCCCGGGCCTGACCGTCGATCGGACCTGGGTCGGGGGTCAGCCGGCGGGCAGCGGCTCGTAG
- a CDS encoding AMP-binding protein, whose amino-acid sequence MDVIIHKSPLPEVDIPEVAVSSFVLQKAAETPDAVAITDGASSSYTYAELSDAVHRMAGGLQARGFGPGSTLGIMAPNVPEYAIVFHAVAVAGGTITTINPTYGAGEVRFQLQDAGATLLLTVPMFLPVAAEAMEGTDVTELFVMGEADGATPMASLFGDPIEQVAVDVHDHVVVLPYSSGTTGLPKGVMLTHTNLVANICQMEHVLTYEGDEAALAALPFFHIYGMQVLMNGLIANGVKVVTMPRFDLDAALALVQSEKITRFFAVPPMVLGLAKSPQVDSYDLSSLKQVFSGAAPLGAELANEAGARIGVEVVQGYGMTELSPVSHSTVEGHGRPGTSGVAISNVECRVVDPETGEDQPVGERGELWVRGPMVMKGYLNNEQATADTIDADGWLHTGDVAVIDEAGHYSIVDRIKELIKYNGFQVPPAELEALLITHPAIVDVAVIGVPDEAAGELPKAFIQVAPGASVTLEEVQEFVGEHLVSYKQIRLLEEIDAIPKSASGKILRRELRDRE is encoded by the coding sequence ATGGACGTGATCATCCACAAGAGTCCGCTCCCCGAGGTCGACATCCCCGAGGTCGCCGTCAGTTCGTTCGTACTGCAGAAGGCGGCCGAGACGCCCGACGCAGTGGCGATCACCGATGGCGCGTCGTCGAGCTACACCTACGCCGAGCTCAGCGACGCCGTGCATCGCATGGCGGGCGGCCTTCAGGCCCGCGGCTTCGGCCCGGGCTCCACGCTCGGGATCATGGCGCCCAACGTGCCGGAGTACGCGATCGTGTTCCACGCGGTCGCGGTCGCCGGGGGCACCATCACCACGATCAACCCCACCTACGGTGCCGGCGAGGTTCGCTTCCAGCTCCAGGACGCGGGAGCGACCCTGCTCCTGACGGTGCCGATGTTCCTACCGGTCGCGGCGGAGGCGATGGAGGGCACCGACGTCACGGAGCTGTTCGTCATGGGCGAGGCCGACGGCGCGACGCCGATGGCGTCGCTGTTCGGCGATCCGATCGAGCAGGTGGCCGTCGATGTGCACGATCACGTCGTCGTCCTGCCGTACTCCTCCGGCACGACCGGGCTGCCGAAGGGGGTCATGCTCACCCACACCAACCTCGTGGCCAACATCTGCCAGATGGAACACGTCCTCACCTACGAGGGCGACGAGGCGGCGCTGGCCGCGCTGCCGTTCTTCCACATCTACGGCATGCAGGTGCTGATGAACGGGCTGATCGCCAACGGGGTGAAGGTCGTCACGATGCCCCGCTTCGATCTCGACGCCGCGCTGGCGCTCGTGCAGAGCGAGAAGATCACGCGCTTCTTCGCGGTCCCGCCGATGGTGCTCGGTCTCGCCAAGTCGCCCCAGGTCGATTCCTACGACCTGTCGTCGCTGAAGCAGGTGTTCTCCGGCGCCGCGCCGCTCGGTGCCGAGCTCGCGAACGAGGCGGGCGCCCGCATCGGCGTGGAGGTCGTGCAGGGCTACGGCATGACCGAGTTGAGCCCCGTCTCGCATTCCACCGTCGAGGGTCACGGCCGCCCCGGCACGAGCGGTGTCGCGATCTCGAATGTCGAATGCCGCGTCGTCGATCCCGAGACCGGCGAGGATCAGCCGGTCGGGGAGCGCGGCGAGCTCTGGGTCCGCGGTCCGATGGTGATGAAGGGGTATCTCAACAACGAGCAGGCGACCGCCGACACCATCGACGCCGACGGCTGGCTCCACACCGGTGACGTCGCCGTCATCGACGAGGCCGGCCACTATTCGATCGTCGATCGCATCAAGGAACTCATCAAGTACAACGGCTTCCAGGTGCCGCCCGCAGAGCTCGAAGCGCTGCTGATCACCCATCCCGCGATCGTCGACGTGGCCGTCATCGGCGTGCCCGACGAAGCCGCCGGGGAACTGCCGAAGGCGTTCATCCAGGTCGCTCCCGGTGCCTCCGTGACCCTCGAAGAAGTGCAGGAGTTCGTGGGCGAACACCTGGTCAGCTACAAGCAGATCCGTCTGCTCGAGGAGATCGACGCCATTCCCAAGTCGGCGTCCGGCAAGATCCTGCGCCGCGAGCTGCGCGACCGGGAGTAG
- a CDS encoding PilZ domain-containing protein, with protein MPTGARYIDRLLPRHEPPGDLELDWHVHVERVGFLKKEELHHRGVVCDLSLEGALVRVDDADKHQVGDEIAVRFRGLDGTATIRHIQRTEDDEVHFGVRFEPAPAFRDAIDLAVGELRGHSSELSTAWNRAN; from the coding sequence ATGCCTACTGGAGCGAGATACATCGACCGGCTGCTCCCCCGCCACGAGCCGCCGGGCGACCTGGAATTGGACTGGCACGTCCACGTCGAACGGGTCGGATTCCTCAAGAAGGAAGAGCTGCATCACCGCGGCGTCGTGTGCGACCTCTCGCTGGAGGGCGCGCTCGTCCGCGTCGACGATGCCGACAAGCACCAGGTCGGCGACGAGATCGCGGTCCGCTTCCGCGGACTCGACGGCACCGCGACGATCCGCCACATCCAGCGCACCGAGGACGACGAAGTGCACTTCGGCGTGCGCTTCGAGCCGGCACCGGCCTTTCGCGACGCGATCGATCTCGCGGTCGGGGAACTACGCGGTCACTCGTCCGAACTCTCCACAGCCTGGAACCGCGCGAACTGA
- a CDS encoding cytochrome P450 produces MTAVFFNPLQDGYTDDPWSHFAEMREADPVHALLTGGYALFRYDDVFAILRDPEMSVDDRNANIDDMERAALVDQYSDFDEFESILGMDPPDHTRLRRLVSKAFTPRTIEALRPRIEQMVDAMLDTMEEAGTADVVGELAFPLPFDVISEMLGLPDADKVQIRDWSGAIVKTLDPIITEDEMREAVEANRNLEGYLDTVIEWKRANPADDILTAMIEVEEAGDRMTPKELRDQVNLLFVAGHETTVNLIGTGIKELLAHPEQADRWRKDPSLDANAVDEMLRWVSPVQFSRRITLHDTEIDGVTIPAKSFVQTSLGSANHDPAKFGPTAEQLDITRPDAGQHVSFGSGIHYCLGASLAKLEGQVAIGRFLRRFPNAEPSGDPVWNGRINLRGLDEFTVRVQ; encoded by the coding sequence ATGACGGCCGTCTTCTTCAACCCGCTCCAGGACGGATACACGGACGATCCGTGGTCCCACTTCGCCGAGATGCGCGAGGCCGATCCGGTCCACGCGCTGCTCACCGGCGGGTATGCGCTGTTCCGCTACGACGATGTCTTCGCGATCCTGCGTGATCCGGAGATGAGCGTCGACGACCGCAACGCGAACATCGACGACATGGAGAGGGCGGCGCTGGTCGACCAGTACTCGGACTTCGACGAGTTCGAATCGATCCTCGGCATGGACCCGCCGGACCACACGCGGCTGCGACGTCTCGTGAGCAAGGCGTTCACGCCCCGCACCATCGAGGCACTCCGCCCCCGCATCGAGCAGATGGTCGACGCCATGCTCGACACGATGGAGGAGGCCGGTACGGCCGATGTCGTCGGCGAGCTCGCGTTCCCGCTCCCGTTCGACGTGATCTCCGAGATGCTCGGCCTTCCCGATGCCGACAAGGTGCAGATCCGGGACTGGTCCGGCGCGATCGTCAAGACCCTCGATCCGATCATCACGGAGGACGAGATGCGCGAGGCGGTCGAGGCCAACCGCAACCTCGAGGGCTATCTCGACACAGTGATCGAATGGAAACGGGCGAACCCGGCCGACGACATCCTGACCGCGATGATCGAGGTCGAGGAGGCCGGCGACCGCATGACCCCGAAGGAGCTGCGGGATCAGGTGAACCTGCTGTTCGTGGCCGGCCACGAGACCACCGTCAACCTGATCGGCACGGGTATCAAGGAGCTGCTCGCCCATCCGGAGCAGGCCGACCGCTGGCGCAAGGACCCATCACTCGACGCGAACGCGGTCGACGAGATGCTGCGCTGGGTGTCCCCGGTGCAGTTCTCCCGGCGGATCACGCTGCACGACACCGAGATCGACGGCGTGACGATCCCGGCGAAGTCGTTCGTGCAGACGTCGCTCGGCTCGGCCAACCACGACCCCGCGAAGTTCGGCCCCACGGCCGAGCAGCTGGACATCACCCGGCCCGACGCCGGCCAACACGTGTCGTTCGGCAGCGGCATCCACTACTGCCTGGGCGCGTCGCTCGCGAAGCTGGAGGGGCAGGTGGCGATCGGTCGCTTCCTGCGTCGCTTCCCGAACGCCGAGCCCAGTGGCGACCCCGTGTGGAACGGTCGGATCAATCTGCGGGGTCTCGACGAGTTCACCGTCCGCGTACAGTGA
- a CDS encoding CobW family GTP-binding protein — MNRIRATETDDTPEVIAPWDGRRVPVTLLGGYLGAGKTTVVNAVLAHTDRPIAVLVNDVGAVNVDASLVRRRNGDTIELTDGCVCCSLAGGLAAAFDGLRARPEPPDHIILELSGVADPARVAPWADSDGFRLDGIAVLVDAEQFLDRLDDPATGPPVATQAAAADLFVLSKLDLADADQAAQTRARLAADHPGVPVLAAEDAIATASFLDLGTRRPGGVADTPMPALFDAHDVDVRPVPRPIERADYEAMIAALPDDVLRAKGIAETPDGTRLLAQVVGRRRVVTELPQAESQEPTGLVVITARR, encoded by the coding sequence GTGAACAGGATCCGAGCGACTGAGACAGATGACACACCGGAGGTGATCGCGCCCTGGGACGGTCGCCGGGTGCCCGTCACGCTGCTCGGCGGCTATCTCGGGGCCGGGAAGACGACGGTCGTCAACGCGGTGCTCGCCCACACCGATCGACCGATCGCGGTGCTCGTCAACGACGTCGGCGCGGTCAACGTCGACGCCTCACTCGTGCGCCGGCGCAACGGCGACACGATCGAACTCACCGACGGCTGCGTCTGTTGCAGCCTCGCCGGTGGCCTGGCTGCCGCCTTCGACGGGCTCCGGGCGCGGCCCGAGCCGCCCGACCACATCATCCTCGAGCTCAGCGGCGTGGCCGACCCCGCCCGTGTCGCGCCATGGGCGGACAGCGACGGGTTCCGGCTCGACGGGATCGCCGTCCTCGTCGACGCCGAACAGTTCCTCGACCGGCTCGACGACCCGGCCACCGGACCCCCGGTCGCCACCCAGGCCGCCGCCGCCGACCTCTTCGTGCTGAGCAAGCTCGATCTCGCCGATGCCGACCAAGCGGCGCAGACGCGTGCCCGCTTGGCGGCCGATCATCCGGGTGTGCCGGTCCTCGCGGCCGAGGACGCGATCGCGACGGCGTCGTTTCTCGACCTCGGGACGCGACGCCCCGGTGGCGTCGCCGACACACCGATGCCGGCCCTGTTCGACGCCCACGACGTCGACGTCCGTCCGGTGCCGCGGCCGATCGAGCGGGCGGACTACGAGGCGATGATCGCCGCACTTCCCGATGACGTCTTGCGAGCGAAGGGCATCGCCGAGACGCCGGACGGCACCCGTCTCCTCGCCCAGGTCGTCGGGCGGCGCCGGGTGGT